The nucleotide sequence GCATCTTCCGCAGATTCACAAACTTGTCCCCCGGGAACACCGGGATATGCGTCATCACGCGATAGGCGCTCACAAACGCGCCCTGCAGCACCAGGCCCGCCACCGGCTGCTTTAGGGCCAGCTCCACCGCCGGCCCGCCGCCGAGCGAGTAGCCAAACGGCACGATGCGGTCCGCCGGCAGGCCGAGCTTGGTCCGCATGTAGTTGTAACCCAGCTGCGTGTCGGCATACAAATTGCCCTCGTCCGGCGTGCCGCCGCTGAGTCCGTACCCGCGATAATCAATCGCAAACACCGCATAGCCCGCCTGCACAAATGCCGGGATGTAGTCGTTGAGGCTGCCGAGGTCCTCGTAGTTGCCGTGCAGGTAAAGCAGCGTGTGCTTGGCCGCCGGATTCGGCCAGTGTCGCGCGTACACCGTCACCCCATCAGGCGCTTTCAGCGCGATGATCTCCGGCCCCGGCCCGTATTTCAGCGGCGGCCGCGGGAACATCATGCTCAGCGACAAATGGTGCGCGCCCACGGCGCACACCACATACAGGCCCGCCAACAGGAGCAGGATGCGACCAACGCTGGAAAGGAGTTCAGGCATTTTCCGCATGTCAGCCAACCCGGGCGACAATCTCCCTCCCGCGGGACCCGGCAACGCTTCGGCTGAATTCCACGCGGTGCACGTCAGGGATCCGCCGGCGACTACTTGCCCACGAGCACCACCACCGCGGCCAGCACCCCGGCCCGCGGCACCTCGTGCTCGCTGCGATCGGCCATGGTCCGGATCTTCACCACACCCTTGGCCAGTTCGTCACCGCCGTAGATCAGCGCGAATTTCGCCCCCGACTCCGCGGCCGCCTTGAACTGCTTGCCGAAGGCCAGGTCCTTGAAGGGATAGTCGACCCGCATCCCGGCCGCGCGCAGCCGCTGGATGTCGGCAAAGGCCGCCGTCCGCTCCGCCTCGCCGCCGATCACGACGTACACATCCGGCGCATTCACGAAGGCCGGCGCCAGGCCGCGCTGCTCCAGCAACAGCCCCGTCGTCACGTCACCGATGGCAAAACCCACCGCCGGCAGGTCCGGGCCGCCGAGCTTCTTCACCAGATCATTGTAGCGCCCGCCGCCGGCCAGCGCCCGCAGGTCGCCCTTCCGGTCAAAGGCCTCGAACACGAAACCCGTGTAGTAGGCCAGGCCGCGCACTACGCCGAGGTCCACGGCGATGAAATCCTGCAAGCCCATCGCGCCCACGCCGCCCAGCACCTTGCGCCAGTCGGCGAGGCGGGCGGTGATCTTCTCGGACGGGAACGGCGCCAGCGCCGCCTCCAGCTCCGCCAGGCTCTTGATCTTCAGAAATCCCAGGATCCGCTGCTTCTTGCCCTCATCGAGCGCGCCGTGCGCCTCGCTGTAGCCCTTGAAGGCATCGTCGCCCATCTTCTCAAAACGGTCCACCGCGCCCAAAATGCCCCGCGTCTGGGCCTCATCAAAACCGAGCGCCTCCAGGAAAAAGAACCACAGGTTCCGGTCACTCAGCCGCACGTAGAAATCATCCTTCGTCAGGCCGAAACCCGCCAGACACTGGATCAGCAGGGCGATCAGCTCGATCTCCGCCTCCGGGCCCGCCTCGCCGAAGATATCCGCATTAAATTGATTGAAGGCCCTTAAGCGGCCCTTCTGCGCGCGCTCGTAGCGGTAAAACTCGCCGATGCTGAACCACTTGATCGGCCGCTTCAACGCGTTGGCATTGGCCCCGACCATCCGGCACACCGTCGGGGTCATTTCCGGCCGCAACGACACCTCGCGACCGCCCTTGTCCGTGAAACTGAACAACTGCCCCTCGATCTCCTCTCCCGACTTGGTCGTATACAGCTCAAGGGGTTCCAACACCGGGGCATCATATTCCTGAAACCCAAACGCGGTGGCAGCCGAACGCCAGCCACGGAAGATGTGCTGACGACGGGAAAAATCTTCCGGATAAAAATCCCGGAAGCCTGGGAGCGACTGAAAGCCGGCCATGCCTGACGGCGGGGGGCTTAGTCAGCCGAGGCGGCCGGCGGCGGATTGGACTTCAGCTTCTCGAGGCTCAGCGCCTTGATCTTCTGCTTCAGAATCTTACCCGACTTGAACTTCACCACGGCCCGCTCCGGAATGACGACCTCGGTCTCGGGCTTGTTCGGGTTGCGGCCCACCCGGGCTTTGCGCACCTGAACCTCCAACACACCGAAGTTACGGAGCTCGACGTTGCGGCCGGCGGCCAGCGCATCCATCACGATATCAAGGGTCATCTGGACCGTGTCTTGAATTTGTTTCTGCGGAAACCCGGTCTTCTCGTAGATTTCCAGGACGATCTCACGTTTGGTCAGGTTGGTGGACATGGCTTGGCGGGGGTTAAATTTGATCCGTGGAGCTTTCTGGCCCAAATAATTCACCACCCAGTGCTTGCGTCAATCGCAAAGCCGCACAAAGGCTAGGACTCCTCCCATGCCCGATCCCAAGGCCGTCAACACCATGTTTGCCCGTATCGCGGGGCGTTATGACCTCGCCAACCACCTCCTGAGCGGGGGTGTGGACTTCTGGTGGCGGCAAAAACTCGTCCGGGCCGTCCATGACTCGCACAGCCGGGTGATTTTGGATCTCGCTACGGGTAGCGGAGATGTGGCTTTCGCTTTGGCCGACGGCCTCCCGCCTGGCACCCGCATCACCGGGATGGACTTTTGCCAGCCCATGTTGGACCAAGCCGTCCTCAAACAGGCCCACAACCCCCGCTGGGCCCCCCTGGCCTTTAAACCGGGCGACGGCCTGGCCCTCCCCCTCCCCGACCACGGTTTCGACGCGGTCACCATCTCCTTCGGCCTGCGCAACATGGCCGACCGGCACAAGTCCCTGACCGAGATGCGCCGGGTCCTGCGGCCCGGCGGCCGGCTCTTCGTCCTCGAATTCTCCCAACCCTACTTCTGGTTCCGCCCGTTCTATTACGCGTACCTGAAATTCATCCTGCCCACCGTCGCCGGCCTCGTGACGGGCGACCGCTCGGCCTACGAATACCTGGGCGGGTCGATCGAACAATTCCCCGACCGCGCCGCCATGAGCGCCGAGATCAGTCGCGCCGGCTTCACCTCGGTCCGCGCCACCCCCCTGACCTTCGGCATCGTGGCCCTCCACGAGGCCACGGCCTGAAGGTTGAATTTTCGGGATCCGCGGGCGTCCGCGTTATCCGGGGCAATGTTCCCGCCGGACCGACGCCTCAGTTAAACGACTTCCCGCACCCGCACGTGCTCTGCGCGTTCGGATTGCGGATCTCAAATCCCTTGCCCTGCAGACCGTCGTCGAAATCGATGCTCGTCCCGCTCAGGTAGGCCAGACTCGTCGGATCCAGCAGCACCTGCACGCCTTCGCTCTCGATCGTCTGGTCCTCGGCCTTCGGCAGGTCGAATGACATGCCATACTGGAACCCGGAACACCCGCCGCCTTCGACGAAGACCCGCAATTTTTTCTGCGGATCGCCCTGGGCGGCATGCATGGTCTGCACCTGGCGGGCGGCACGGGATGTCAGGGTGATCATGCGGCGCAACGTAGGCCCGCCGACCGCCCTGTCAACCTGCCCTTCCGTCCGCAATGCAAGCCGGAAGCAGGAACCGTGCAATATTCTCGCAGAATTCTTGCCACTGGTCGGAGCCCGCGCTTTCCTGAACGCGTGTCAGCGCTCAAGAACATCTTCACCGAACTCCAGTACGACCTGACCCGCAAGCTCGCCGAAGGCGGTATGGGCGTCGTCTACGAGGCCACCCAAAAGGGTTCGGGTAATTTCCGCAAGACCGTTGCCATCAAGCTGATCCGCGAGGAATACTCCAGCATCCCCGAGTTCCAGAAGAACTTCATCGGCGAGGCCCGCCTTGTGGCCGACCTCATCCATACCAACATCGTCCAGACCTACCACCTCGGCCAGATCGGGGGGCAGTATTTCATGACGATGGAATTTGTCCGCGGCGTGAATTTGGAGCAACTGATCGAGCGCCACGCCGAACTCGGCCGCCAGATCCCCGTGGACATGGCGGTCTTCATCGCCTCCCGCGTCTGCCGCGGTCTCAGCTACGCCCACAACAAGCGCGACGCCGACGGCCGCCTCCTCGGCATCGTCCACCGCGACGTCAACCCGAAGAACGTCATGCTCGCCGTCGAGGGCGACGTGAAGCTCACCGACTTCGGCATCGCGAAGGCCCTCGACCTGATGTATAACGAGGAAGGCAAGGTCATCCCCGGCAAGGATGAGTACCTCTCCACCGAGGGCGCCAGCTACGCCGTCACCGACGGCCGTTCCGACCTCTTCTCCCTCGGCATCGTGCTCACGGAGACCCTGCTCGGCCGCAATATTTTCCGCGGCGCCAGCCGCCTCGAGTCGCGCCGCAACATCCTCACGATGCCGCTGCCGAAGTTCGCCACCCTGCGCAGCGACATCGACCCCAAACTCGAGGCCATCCTCGCCCGGATCCTCCAGCGCGACCGCGACAAGCGCTACCAGTCCGCCTACGAGCTCCTCACCGACCTCGAGCTCTACCTTTACAGCGACCGCTATGGTCCCACCAACGAGAAGCTCGCGGTCTACCTGGCCGAGATCTTCCCCCCTGATAAACCCGGCTCGGCCCCGTCGTTTCCCAGCATCTTTCAGGCCCGGGCATAACGGGACGCCCCCGTGATCGTATGAGCGGCCCAGGACTCAACCAGAGCTTCCAACAGCGGCAGACCCAGCAGCTCATGCTGGCGCCGCAGATGCGGCAGTCGCTCAAGATCCTCCAGGTCGCCGCCCTCGACCTCCGCGCCACCATCCAGGAGGAACTCCAGGCCAACCCCACCCTCGAGGAGATGCCGATGGACGACATCAGCCTCGAGAAAAACGCCACCAGCGGCGACGAGAACACCGGCCGCGAGGACGACCCGCGCGAGGAAATGGACTTCTCCAAGGACCTCAAGATGCTCGAGCGCATCGGCCAGGACTGGCACGACCACCTGTCCGATACCGGCGGGGTCCGCCAGACCACCGGCGAGGAGGACGAGCGCCGCCAGCACTTCTTCGATTCCCTTACCACCGACACCTCGCTGCAGCAGCACCTGATGGAACAGGCCGAGATGGCCGATTGCTCCGTGCCGGCCCACGAGGCGCTCCGCTACCTCATCGGCAGCCTCGATGACCGCGGTTACCTGACCGCCACCCTGCCCGACCTCGCCCTGCTCGCCAGCCTGCCCCTCAGCACCGTCCAGGAGGCCGCCAAGCTGCTCAAGACCTTCGATCCGCCCGGCATCGGCGCCGAGAACCTCGGCGATTGCCTCCTCATCCAGCTCAACCACCAGGGTCGCGGCAAGACCGTCGCCGCCCGCATCGTCCGCGACCACTTCGAGCTCCTCGTCCGCCGCCGCATCCCCGATCTCTCCCGCAAGATGGGTCTCTCCCCCGAGATCATCCAGGAAGCCATCGGCATCATCGGCGCCCTCGACCCGGCCCCGGGCCGCCGCTTCGCCGACGACTCCAACCGCGTCGTCGTGCCCGATGTCACGGTCGAGAACGACAACGGCATCTGGATCGTCCTCCTCAACCAGGATTACATCCCCCGCCTCCGCCTCAGCAGCACCTACCGCGACCTCATCGCCAAGGGCAAGCTGAGCAAGCAGGAGAGCGACTACCTCCGCGAGAAGCTCCGCTCCGGCAAATTCATCATCAACGCCATCGAGCAGCGCCAGCGCACCATCGAGCGCATCACCCGCGAGATCAT is from Lacunisphaera limnophila and encodes:
- a CDS encoding HU family DNA-binding protein; amino-acid sequence: MKFNPRQAMSTNLTKREIVLEIYEKTGFPQKQIQDTVQMTLDIVMDALAAGRNVELRNFGVLEVQVRKARVGRNPNKPETEVVIPERAVVKFKSGKILKQKIKALSLEKLKSNPPPAASAD
- the rpoN gene encoding RNA polymerase factor sigma-54, giving the protein MSGPGLNQSFQQRQTQQLMLAPQMRQSLKILQVAALDLRATIQEELQANPTLEEMPMDDISLEKNATSGDENTGREDDPREEMDFSKDLKMLERIGQDWHDHLSDTGGVRQTTGEEDERRQHFFDSLTTDTSLQQHLMEQAEMADCSVPAHEALRYLIGSLDDRGYLTATLPDLALLASLPLSTVQEAAKLLKTFDPPGIGAENLGDCLLIQLNHQGRGKTVAARIVRDHFELLVRRRIPDLSRKMGLSPEIIQEAIGIIGALDPAPGRRFADDSNRVVVPDVTVENDNGIWIVLLNQDYIPRLRLSSTYRDLIAKGKLSKQESDYLREKLRSGKFIINAIEQRQRTIERITREIIKHQSEFFAEGVSKLKPLTMTQIADIIGVHETTVSRALANKYIKTPHGVFEMKFFFTSGYQSDAGASVANTSVKEMIADIIAGEDPGAPRSDQEIVGLLQEKGLKIARRTVAKYREELGLLPSNLRRRYD
- a CDS encoding serine/threonine protein kinase; translation: MSALKNIFTELQYDLTRKLAEGGMGVVYEATQKGSGNFRKTVAIKLIREEYSSIPEFQKNFIGEARLVADLIHTNIVQTYHLGQIGGQYFMTMEFVRGVNLEQLIERHAELGRQIPVDMAVFIASRVCRGLSYAHNKRDADGRLLGIVHRDVNPKNVMLAVEGDVKLTDFGIAKALDLMYNEEGKVIPGKDEYLSTEGASYAVTDGRSDLFSLGIVLTETLLGRNIFRGASRLESRRNILTMPLPKFATLRSDIDPKLEAILARILQRDRDKRYQSAYELLTDLELYLYSDRYGPTNEKLAVYLAEIFPPDKPGSAPSFPSIFQARA
- the erpA gene encoding iron-sulfur cluster insertion protein ErpA, producing the protein MITLTSRAARQVQTMHAAQGDPQKKLRVFVEGGGCSGFQYGMSFDLPKAEDQTIESEGVQVLLDPTSLAYLSGTSIDFDDGLQGKGFEIRNPNAQSTCGCGKSFN
- the hisS gene encoding histidine--tRNA ligase, which encodes MAGFQSLPGFRDFYPEDFSRRQHIFRGWRSAATAFGFQEYDAPVLEPLELYTTKSGEEIEGQLFSFTDKGGREVSLRPEMTPTVCRMVGANANALKRPIKWFSIGEFYRYERAQKGRLRAFNQFNADIFGEAGPEAEIELIALLIQCLAGFGLTKDDFYVRLSDRNLWFFFLEALGFDEAQTRGILGAVDRFEKMGDDAFKGYSEAHGALDEGKKQRILGFLKIKSLAELEAALAPFPSEKITARLADWRKVLGGVGAMGLQDFIAVDLGVVRGLAYYTGFVFEAFDRKGDLRALAGGGRYNDLVKKLGGPDLPAVGFAIGDVTTGLLLEQRGLAPAFVNAPDVYVVIGGEAERTAAFADIQRLRAAGMRVDYPFKDLAFGKQFKAAAESGAKFALIYGGDELAKGVVKIRTMADRSEHEVPRAGVLAAVVVLVGK
- the ubiE gene encoding bifunctional demethylmenaquinone methyltransferase/2-methoxy-6-polyprenyl-1,4-benzoquinol methylase UbiE, coding for MPDPKAVNTMFARIAGRYDLANHLLSGGVDFWWRQKLVRAVHDSHSRVILDLATGSGDVAFALADGLPPGTRITGMDFCQPMLDQAVLKQAHNPRWAPLAFKPGDGLALPLPDHGFDAVTISFGLRNMADRHKSLTEMRRVLRPGGRLFVLEFSQPYFWFRPFYYAYLKFILPTVAGLVTGDRSAYEYLGGSIEQFPDRAAMSAEISRAGFTSVRATPLTFGIVALHEATA
- a CDS encoding alpha/beta hydrolase, with product MPELLSSVGRILLLLAGLYVVCAVGAHHLSLSMMFPRPPLKYGPGPEIIALKAPDGVTVYARHWPNPAAKHTLLYLHGNYEDLGSLNDYIPAFVQAGYAVFAIDYRGYGLSGGTPDEGNLYADTQLGYNYMRTKLGLPADRIVPFGYSLGGGPAVELALKQPVAGLVLQGAFVSAYRVMTHIPVFPGDKFVNLRKMPELRCPVMVIHGTADGTVPFWHGRKLYEAATSRKAYLFVDGGPHSGLADFTGPRYAEELRKFTDSL